From Cannabis sativa cultivar Pink pepper isolate KNU-18-1 chromosome 8, ASM2916894v1, whole genome shotgun sequence, a single genomic window includes:
- the LOC115700337 gene encoding phytyl ester synthase 2, chloroplastic isoform X2, with the protein MASAGSSLFPVNFSSIVCSGTKSFPGSSSNNSIPISVPVSFSTHRLSVSTTEDQSSEAKTKILEKRNLKNSVEEEESAHTTSFSREEGFWSHAELNEVDQIKERRTSVKDYFEQAKDWIRSDCGPPRWFSPLECGSRLNDSPLLLFLPELVKLVERTIRPEHDRSPNRPIYLVGENIGACLALSVAALNPDIDLVLILANPATSFSKSQIQFLTPLLEVMPESLQLSLPYMLSLVTGDPLNMIKASFEKGLPLQMIGELTRGVNEMSSYLPVLADILPRDTLLWKLQMLRSASAFANSRLHAVKAETLILCSGKDLLLPSKEEGERLYQILPNSRIRNFEESGHFILMEDETDVVTIIKGSIFYRRSKNHDYVSDFIPPTPYEFRKMVESNQWINVAASPVMFSTLDDGKIVRSLAGIPSEGPVLFVGYHMLLGLELAPFVSQLLIERNILVRGIAHPMMFMKVAKGSLPEYPHFESMRIMGAVPVSAMNFYKLFSSKSHVLLYPGGMREALHRKGEEYKLFWPEQSEFVRMAARFGAKIVPFGVVGEDDIGELFFDYEDQMKIPYLRAQIEELTNQVAKLRNNATGEVANQQVHLPGILPKIPGRFYYYFGKPIETEGRKKELKDREKSHELYLHVKSEVERCIGYLKEKREKDPYRNLLPRLVYQATHGFTTEVPTFEI; encoded by the exons ATGGCGTCCGCAGGTTCTTCTCTCTTTCCGGTTAACTTTTCTTCTATCGTTTGCTCTGGAACCAAGTCATTTCCTGGAAGTTCAAGTAATAATTCCATTCCGATTTCGGTTCCGGTTTCCTTTTCGACTCACCGATTGTCTGTGTCTACCACTGAAGACCAATCATCGGAGGCGAAGACGAAAATCTTAGAGAAGAGAAATCTCAAGAATTCGGTAGAGGAGGAAGAATCAGCTCATACGACGTCGTTTTCACGCGAGGAAGGATTTTGGTCTCATGCTGAGTTGAACGAGGTTGATCAGATAAAGGAACGGCGAACGAGTGTAAAGGATTACTTTGAGCAGGCCAAGGATTGGATCAGGTCAGACTGTGGACCGCCTCGTTGGTTCTCGCCCTTGGAGTGCGGGTCCCGCTTGAATGATTCTCCTCTGCTTCTCTTTTTGCCTG AGCTGGTGAAGTTGGTCGAGAGAACAATAAGGCCTGAACATGATCGTTCGCCAAATAGGCCGATATATCTTGTTGGAGAGAATATTGGGGCATGCCTTGCACTATCTGTGGCTGCCCTTAACCCTGACATTGACCTCGTTCTGATTTTAGCCAATCCCG CTACATCTTTCAGCAAGTCGCAAATTCAATTCCTAACACCTTTATTGGAAGTCATGCCCGAGTCCCTCCAACTAAGCCTACCGTACATGTTAAGTTTAGTTACAG GTGATCCTTTAAACATGATTAAGGCTAGTTTTGAGAAGGGACTTCCTCTGCAGATGATTGGAGAGCTAACCCGTGGTGTAAATGAAATGTCGTCTTATCTCCCC GTTCTGGCCGACATTTTACCAAGAGATACACTACTTTGGAAGCTACAAATGCTTAGATCAGCTTCTGCATTTGCTAATTCACGCCTCCATGCTGTAAAAGCCGAAACTCTAATACTTTGCAG CGGAAAGGACCTGTTGCTACCTAGTAAGGAGGAAGGTGAAAGACTCTACCAAATTTTGCCAAATTCTAGGATTCGCAATTTTGAGGAGAGTGGTCACTTCATTCTAATG GAAGATGAAACTGATGTGGTAACTATCATCAAGGGTTCTATTTTCTACCGCCGTTCGAAAAATCATGATTATGTTTCTGATTTTATTCCACCAACCCCTTATGAATTCAGAAAGATGGTGGAATCAAACCA atggattaACGTGGCTGCCAGCCCAGTGATGTTCTCGACATTAGATGATGGGAAGATAGTGAGAAGCCTTGCAGGAATACCTTCAGAAGGTCCTGTCTTATTCGTTGGTTATCATATGTTGCTAGGATTAGAATTGGCTCCTTTTGTATCTCAGTTGTTGATAGAAAGGAATATCCTTGTCAGAGGAATAGCACATCCTATGATGTTCATGAAAGTAGCTAAAGGAAGCCTACCTGAGTATCCACATTTCGAGTCAATGAGAATTATGGGGGCAGTTCCTGTGTCTGCAATGAACTTCTACAAACTTTTCTCTTCCAAGTCTCATGTCTTACTATATCCAGGTGGGATGCGTGAGGCTCTTCACCGGAAG GGTGAAGAGTACAAGTTATTCTGGCCTGAACAGTCGGAGTTTGTAAGAATGGCAGCTAGATTTGGAGCCAAAATAGTACCATTTGGAGTCGTTGGGGAAGATGATATTGGAGAA CTCTTTTTTGATTACGAAGACCAAATGAAAATACCATATCTAAGGGCCCAGATTGAAGAATTGACAAATCAAGTTGCCAAGTTGAG GAATAACGCAACTGGAGAGGTAGCAAACCAACAAGTACACCTCCCAGGAATTCTACCGAAAATCCCTGGCCGGTTCTACTATTATTTTGGGAAACCAATCGAAACAGAAG GGAGGAAGAAGGAGCTAAAAGACAGGGAAAAATCTCATGAACTTTATTTACATGTGAAATCAGAGGTTGAGAGATGCATAGgttatttgaaagaaaaaagagaaaaagatccTTACAGAAACCTATTGCCTCGGTTAGTTTACCAGGCCACTCATGGTTTTACAACTGAAGTTCCTACATTTGAAATTTGA
- the LOC115700337 gene encoding phytyl ester synthase 2, chloroplastic isoform X1, with translation MASAGSSLFPVNFSSIVCSGTKSFPGSSSNNSIPISVPVSFSTHRLSVSTTEDQSSEAKTKILEKRNLKNSVEEEESAHTTSFSREEGFWSHAELNEVDQIKERRTSVKDYFEQAKDWIRSDCGPPRWFSPLECGSRLNDSPLLLFLPGIDGVGLGLVKHHEKLGKIFDIWCLHIPVEDRTSFVELVKLVERTIRPEHDRSPNRPIYLVGENIGACLALSVAALNPDIDLVLILANPATSFSKSQIQFLTPLLEVMPESLQLSLPYMLSLVTGDPLNMIKASFEKGLPLQMIGELTRGVNEMSSYLPVLADILPRDTLLWKLQMLRSASAFANSRLHAVKAETLILCSGKDLLLPSKEEGERLYQILPNSRIRNFEESGHFILMEDETDVVTIIKGSIFYRRSKNHDYVSDFIPPTPYEFRKMVESNQWINVAASPVMFSTLDDGKIVRSLAGIPSEGPVLFVGYHMLLGLELAPFVSQLLIERNILVRGIAHPMMFMKVAKGSLPEYPHFESMRIMGAVPVSAMNFYKLFSSKSHVLLYPGGMREALHRKGEEYKLFWPEQSEFVRMAARFGAKIVPFGVVGEDDIGELFFDYEDQMKIPYLRAQIEELTNQVAKLRNNATGEVANQQVHLPGILPKIPGRFYYYFGKPIETEGRKKELKDREKSHELYLHVKSEVERCIGYLKEKREKDPYRNLLPRLVYQATHGFTTEVPTFEI, from the exons ATGGCGTCCGCAGGTTCTTCTCTCTTTCCGGTTAACTTTTCTTCTATCGTTTGCTCTGGAACCAAGTCATTTCCTGGAAGTTCAAGTAATAATTCCATTCCGATTTCGGTTCCGGTTTCCTTTTCGACTCACCGATTGTCTGTGTCTACCACTGAAGACCAATCATCGGAGGCGAAGACGAAAATCTTAGAGAAGAGAAATCTCAAGAATTCGGTAGAGGAGGAAGAATCAGCTCATACGACGTCGTTTTCACGCGAGGAAGGATTTTGGTCTCATGCTGAGTTGAACGAGGTTGATCAGATAAAGGAACGGCGAACGAGTGTAAAGGATTACTTTGAGCAGGCCAAGGATTGGATCAGGTCAGACTGTGGACCGCCTCGTTGGTTCTCGCCCTTGGAGTGCGGGTCCCGCTTGAATGATTCTCCTCTGCTTCTCTTTTTGCCTG GAATTGATGGCGTCGGGCTTGGACTTGTAAAGCATCATGAAAAGCTCGGCAA AATATTTGACATATGGTGCTTGCATATTCCCGTTGAGGATCGCACATCTTTTGTGG AGCTGGTGAAGTTGGTCGAGAGAACAATAAGGCCTGAACATGATCGTTCGCCAAATAGGCCGATATATCTTGTTGGAGAGAATATTGGGGCATGCCTTGCACTATCTGTGGCTGCCCTTAACCCTGACATTGACCTCGTTCTGATTTTAGCCAATCCCG CTACATCTTTCAGCAAGTCGCAAATTCAATTCCTAACACCTTTATTGGAAGTCATGCCCGAGTCCCTCCAACTAAGCCTACCGTACATGTTAAGTTTAGTTACAG GTGATCCTTTAAACATGATTAAGGCTAGTTTTGAGAAGGGACTTCCTCTGCAGATGATTGGAGAGCTAACCCGTGGTGTAAATGAAATGTCGTCTTATCTCCCC GTTCTGGCCGACATTTTACCAAGAGATACACTACTTTGGAAGCTACAAATGCTTAGATCAGCTTCTGCATTTGCTAATTCACGCCTCCATGCTGTAAAAGCCGAAACTCTAATACTTTGCAG CGGAAAGGACCTGTTGCTACCTAGTAAGGAGGAAGGTGAAAGACTCTACCAAATTTTGCCAAATTCTAGGATTCGCAATTTTGAGGAGAGTGGTCACTTCATTCTAATG GAAGATGAAACTGATGTGGTAACTATCATCAAGGGTTCTATTTTCTACCGCCGTTCGAAAAATCATGATTATGTTTCTGATTTTATTCCACCAACCCCTTATGAATTCAGAAAGATGGTGGAATCAAACCA atggattaACGTGGCTGCCAGCCCAGTGATGTTCTCGACATTAGATGATGGGAAGATAGTGAGAAGCCTTGCAGGAATACCTTCAGAAGGTCCTGTCTTATTCGTTGGTTATCATATGTTGCTAGGATTAGAATTGGCTCCTTTTGTATCTCAGTTGTTGATAGAAAGGAATATCCTTGTCAGAGGAATAGCACATCCTATGATGTTCATGAAAGTAGCTAAAGGAAGCCTACCTGAGTATCCACATTTCGAGTCAATGAGAATTATGGGGGCAGTTCCTGTGTCTGCAATGAACTTCTACAAACTTTTCTCTTCCAAGTCTCATGTCTTACTATATCCAGGTGGGATGCGTGAGGCTCTTCACCGGAAG GGTGAAGAGTACAAGTTATTCTGGCCTGAACAGTCGGAGTTTGTAAGAATGGCAGCTAGATTTGGAGCCAAAATAGTACCATTTGGAGTCGTTGGGGAAGATGATATTGGAGAA CTCTTTTTTGATTACGAAGACCAAATGAAAATACCATATCTAAGGGCCCAGATTGAAGAATTGACAAATCAAGTTGCCAAGTTGAG GAATAACGCAACTGGAGAGGTAGCAAACCAACAAGTACACCTCCCAGGAATTCTACCGAAAATCCCTGGCCGGTTCTACTATTATTTTGGGAAACCAATCGAAACAGAAG GGAGGAAGAAGGAGCTAAAAGACAGGGAAAAATCTCATGAACTTTATTTACATGTGAAATCAGAGGTTGAGAGATGCATAGgttatttgaaagaaaaaagagaaaaagatccTTACAGAAACCTATTGCCTCGGTTAGTTTACCAGGCCACTCATGGTTTTACAACTGAAGTTCCTACATTTGAAATTTGA